ATCCCGAATATTAAATCAACGTAGGGGAAATGTTCCGTTATATATTCAACTACATGAGGCTGTTGAACCATGCATCCGCATATTCCGATTATTAAATTAGGATTTCTCTGTTTAAATTGTTTTAAATGTCCAAGCCTGCCGTATACTTTTTTTTCGGCGTTTTCTCTTACACAGCAGGTATTGAGGATAATTATATCCGCTTCTTTGAGATTATCAACCGGGCAATATCCAATTTTTTGGAGTACTCCTGAAATAACTTCCGTGTCATGAAGATTCATTTGGCAGCCCCATGTCAATATATGGTATTTGAGCATGTTTATCCCTCCAAAATTAACGTAACTTTAGCCTTTAATATTATAGCCATTTTGTTCAGATAAAACAATAAAGCTCCGTTTAGTGAAAAAGTTTAATTGAATTTATAATCGCCATTTAATTCCTTTACTTTTGCTATCGCCCTAGTAAAATCGTGCCACACTTGCCACTTTACCCTTTTTAGAGTTTCTCCTCCCTGTCTTAGAATGTATGCGGGATGAAAGGTTGGCATAATCCAAAAACCTCTTTCATAAATCCACTGTCCCCTGCTTTGTACAATACTGCTTTTAGGCTTGAAATAATTGAGAGGTACCGATCCAAGGGTTATTATAACCTTCGGTGAAATAAATTCAAGTTCTAGTTCTAAAATTTTTGAGCAAGCTTTTACTTCGCTGGCAAGAGGCGTTCTATTTTTAGGAGGGCGACATTTTACTACATTAGTTATGTAAACTTTTTTGCGGTCTATGTTGAGCTTGTTTAGAATTACCGTCAGTAATTCACCTGCCCTCCCTACAAAAGGTCTACCCAATCTATCTTCTTCAAAACCAGGAGCTTCTCCTATCAGCATCAAAGGGGAATTCCATTCACCTTCACCCGGCACCTTTTGAGTATGGCAATCGGCAAGGTGAAGCGGACATTCTCTGCATTCGTAAAGCAGTTCGCACACCTTGATTTTTATAAACTCCCTTAGTTTTAATGACTGTTCGTCTTTTCTGTGTATCCTTTTTATCAGCTCGCTATAGTAAATTTCCTCTATACCGTATTCTTTTTTTAAATCCATTAATATTTTAATATTTTGGGGTAAATCAATTTCCCTGCCACCGAAAATGGAAACTATTTTATTTGCAAAGTTTTCCATAATTTTACGACCTCCGCTCGTCTATTTGTTATTATAACATAATTTAGACTTTATTTAGACTTTAAGACTTTAGAGTTTCTTTGTACTCTTTCCTAAGATGCCACAGTAGGCCGTTGTAGACCTTGGTGGCACAGAACATGGCATCCTTCAGAACAGCTTGTCTGCACGGATTTGGGCTTTGAGTGTGATTAGAGGCACTCAATTGCCTCCTTATCTCCCTCTGTCTTTTGAGCTTCGATGTACCGCTATGGTAACATACCGCGCAACGGCTGTAAATACCGGAGCGATGTGGATCCGTGTATCCCCTCAATGAATTGAGGGGGATTACTGCCCCCTCACGCTCCACCATTTTTCTAAACAAGAAGACCCCTTTTGGGGGTCAGAGATTAGTTTAGTTGATTTTTGTTTTATAGTTATGATTTTTGACTTTCCACTAGGTGGGTTTGTGTCTGCGGTTCTTTTTTACCTACATAAAGGATGGTGGTGGTGGGATTGTATATATCCGTTGATACCAGCTTTTTTTCCTGCCTGCCGTCATCATAAGTAGTAATTTTCCAAACTCTAACCTGATAGCCTGGTTTTCCCTCGTTGATGTGTATTTTCCCTTTTTCTAAACTGTAATCTTCTTTTATGTTGACAGGGGGCGGAATTCTTTTTACAACCTCTGAAACTATATTTATTTTTTTATCACTTTTTTTACTACCATAGAATTTCATCGTAAGTGTGTCACCTTTAATTTCGGTGTAAAGAAGCAAATATCCCCCCGTTGAGTTTTTGAATTTTAAGTCGATAACTCCGTAATTTACCGTTGCATCCCTGCCTAGGGGGACATAACTTACTGGCAAAGAATGGTTTGACCTTTCTATGATTTCAAGATCTGCAAGTAAAGCAAGATTATAAAGGGTAGTAGAAAGCTGACATACGCCCCCTCCTATACCGGCAGAAACTTTATTATTTAAAAAAATTGGAGCTTCTTTATATCCTTCTTCAATCGTCCGCTTCCCTACTACATTGTTAAAGGAAAAAATTTCTCCCGGGGGTATTATGTGATTTTTTAGCTTTTCCGCTGCCAGTCTTATATTAGTACTTCTCCCGGCTTGCGTTTTGTCGAATTTTGTTGAAAAGCTGGCGATTTCTTCTTTTATATTCATCTTAAAAAGAGTTTCTTGGGTTATTCCAGGTTTAATAGCGATTACTGGGACGGATATTTTTCTTTTTTCGCTCCATACAATTTTGAGGATTTCTTGTTTTAGATTTTCTTCATCGACTTTTATACCCTCTTTTTCTTTTTCGATTATAATTATTCCATCTATTATTTTGAACTCAGCGTTTTTAGGCTCACAAGCTATTTCTCCAGAGATTATCTCGAGTATTTTTTGAAAAGGCTCATCTTTTATTTTAATTGCAAGCTCAATTTTTTTAGGATTAAAACTGAATTTTACTCGGTTGAAAAATCTAAATAGAAAGTTCTTACTCTTTCCTGCAGAAATTGCTTCATGTACGGTTTTTTCAATTTGTACTTCCACCAATTCTTCTGGAATAATATTCCAGGTTTTATCCGAAGATTGCAGAATAA
The genomic region above belongs to Caldanaerovirga acetigignens and contains:
- a CDS encoding uracil-DNA glycosylase codes for the protein MENFANKIVSIFGGREIDLPQNIKILMDLKKEYGIEEIYYSELIKRIHRKDEQSLKLREFIKIKVCELLYECRECPLHLADCHTQKVPGEGEWNSPLMLIGEAPGFEEDRLGRPFVGRAGELLTVILNKLNIDRKKVYITNVVKCRPPKNRTPLASEVKACSKILELELEFISPKVIITLGSVPLNYFKPKSSIVQSRGQWIYERGFWIMPTFHPAYILRQGGETLKRVKWQVWHDFTRAIAKVKELNGDYKFN
- a CDS encoding VanW family protein translates to MNFFYTTDIIHKVELRDKGDLSMNRKSYIIFEILFLWIATFLLGIYIFEARNSKKVFEGIYIGQVYVGGLTEAKAREKLANFVNTRLRDPLILQSSDKTWNIIPEELVEVQIEKTVHEAISAGKSKNFLFRFFNRVKFSFNPKKIELAIKIKDEPFQKILEIISGEIACEPKNAEFKIIDGIIIIEKEKEGIKVDEENLKQEILKIVWSEKRKISVPVIAIKPGITQETLFKMNIKEEIASFSTKFDKTQAGRSTNIRLAAEKLKNHIIPPGEIFSFNNVVGKRTIEEGYKEAPIFLNNKVSAGIGGGVCQLSTTLYNLALLADLEIIERSNHSLPVSYVPLGRDATVNYGVIDLKFKNSTGGYLLLYTEIKGDTLTMKFYGSKKSDKKINIVSEVVKRIPPPVNIKEDYSLEKGKIHINEGKPGYQVRVWKITTYDDGRQEKKLVSTDIYNPTTTILYVGKKEPQTQTHLVESQKS